AAACCTAGCCAGACTTGGCTTGGTGAAGGGATGTGCTTTGGCTACCTCGAAGGCTTGACCCTAACTAAGCTAAAGCGAAGTTGAATGCATTGTTATACGTAGTTTTAATTACTAAACTTTGAGCTGAATCTAATCTATATATCTTTAAATTAATTTCGTATTAAAAATATACCGAAAGACTCATTAACAGATAATATTCATTTTTTATATGTAACAATCATTTTTGGTGAAAGATATTTTCCAATTCGATAGACCAGTTTTCCAAACACTTTTTTATGTATTGGCAATGGAATTCCTGAAGCATATCTCATACCTACATACTGTTTCCAAAAAACTCCGTCTTGTGTTTCGTATTCTGTTCCGGGTGCATATTCTTCACACATGGCTTGAAATAAGTTGAAAGGAATTAAAACTCCAATTTTGGGAGAGTGGAGCTTTCTTGATTTTAAATCTATATAAAATGCCTTCGAAATTTTATAAACCTTTTTTATGTGTTTTTCCGATGGTTTATAGTCATTCCAACTTAATGCAACAATCGGCAATTGATAGCATTTATTAAATCCCCATCCTGGTAGTGTATTTGCAAGAGATTGAGTAACACTATTTGCAGAAACACCACCTGTAGTGGAAATAATTAAAGCCTTTTTATCAAAGTATCTTGGGCGATGAAGCAAAAATGCTAAATGGTCGGTAAAATTTTTGGCAATAGCGGGAATGGCACCTTGAAAACAGGAAACAGCAAAAATTACTCCATCGCATTTTCCAATCCTATCCATAATAGGCTCTACATATTGATTATGAGGACAAAAAGTATGTCCTTTCCTAAA
The genomic region above belongs to Clostridium swellfunianum and contains:
- a CDS encoding flavodoxin family protein is translated as MRILVINGSPHKGNTWRLTEKVKEQIQEIDNTVEFEEIHLSEWNVPFCTGCSLCFRKGHTFCPHNQYVEPIMDRIGKCDGVIFAVSCFQGAIPAIAKNFTDHLAFLLHRPRYFDKKALIISTTGGVSANSVTQSLANTLPGWGFNKCYQLPIVALSWNDYKPSEKHIKKVYKISKAFYIDLKSRKLHSPKIGVLIPFNLFQAMCEEYAPGTEYETQDGVFWKQYVGMRYASGIPLPIHKKVFGKLVYRIGKYLSPKMIVTYKK